The DNA window CCGGGCCCGAGGCGCGCGCCACGGCCGGCACGATGAGCGGGCGCGGCGAGGCGCTGGTCCTGCTGCCCAAACCTGCGCTCGAACGCCTTGGGCAAGGCCGATGAGCGCGCCGCGCGGCCTGACGAGCGAGGAGCGTGCCGCCTGGGAGCGCCTTGCCGAAAGCGTCACCCCTCTGGCGGGCCGCAAGGTGCCGGGCGTGGGCGAAACAGCGGCCCGCGTCGTGTCGCCGAAAAAGGAGGGGGCCAGGGCTGCTCCGCCCGGACCTACTCCTGTGCGGACCCGGCCCGGCGCGGCGAGCCCGCCGCGGCCCGCACCGCCGCCCGCGCCGCGCCCGCGTTTCTCGTCCGAGCTCGATTCGCACTGGAATCGGCGGCTGAAGGCGGGGCGGGTGACGCCGGACCTGACGCTGGACCTGCATGGTCACACTCTCGACACGGCGCATGGGCGAATCATGAACGGGCTCGACCAGGCAAGGGCGATGGGGGCGCGAGTGGTGCTTGTCGTCGCCGGGCGCGAGCGGCCGGTCGATCCCGCCGACCGGATGGAGCGGCGCGGCGCGATCCGGGCGAAGCTGCTCGACTGGCTCGCCGCCAGCCGCCATGCCGATTGCGTCGCCGCCGTGCGCCGCGCGCATGTGAGGCACGGCGGCGAAGGCGCGCTCTATCTCGTGCTCAAACGCGTGCGTTAAGATCGCCTGAGAAGCCTTGCGCAGGCCTGCCCGTTCTGGACAGGCGAATGCACGCTTGGCATTATCCGGGGGCACGAAAATGGGGGAAGTCCACGAAATCCATGCCAATCGCCGCCTTTGCGGCCGCCTTGCTATGCGCCCTCGGCGCATTCGTTCCAGGCAGTCCGGCCGCGGCGCAGGGCAGGGCGGAGCCGTGGAATGCGCTGTCGATCGATGACATCACGCAGGTATCGACCAAGCGGCTCACGACATGCATTCTCGAACAGGCCACGGTCGAAGACCTGCGCAAGGCGACCGAGCGCGGAGATGCGTGCGCAGCCGTTTTCCTGGCCTATGCCCACAAGAACGGGCTCGGCGGACTCGAAGTCGACAAGGCGAAAGGATACGGGCTGACCCGGCAATCGTGCGAGACGGGCGACCGGCGCGGCT is part of the Erythrobacter litoralis genome and encodes:
- a CDS encoding Smr/MutS family protein, which translates into the protein MSAPRGLTSEERAAWERLAESVTPLAGRKVPGVGETAARVVSPKKEGARAAPPGPTPVRTRPGAASPPRPAPPPAPRPRFSSELDSHWNRRLKAGRVTPDLTLDLHGHTLDTAHGRIMNGLDQARAMGARVVLVVAGRERPVDPADRMERRGAIRAKLLDWLAASRHADCVAAVRRAHVRHGGEGALYLVLKRVR